From Phenylobacterium immobile (ATCC 35973), a single genomic window includes:
- a CDS encoding DUF1295 domain-containing protein — protein MPLAYILAVLMLMSSVMGAAWLFCRRMRNGGWTDVFWTFGTGVGLAAAAMAPIGGQTAPSLRQVFSAILVSIWAARLGGYVASRVAGKPEDRRYAGFRKAWGEQYELRMLGVSLVQAPATTLLALSVFAAAHRPQPGLDLRDGLAFAVLAAAIAGEALADRQMAVFRRDPASHGKVADRGLWAWSRHPNYFFEWTAWLAWPVMALDVSRPATLLTLIAPVVMYLVLTRGTGIPPLEEAMLQSRGEAYRRYQARTSTFFPLPPRSRPKGSV, from the coding sequence CGGTCATGGGCGCGGCGTGGCTGTTCTGCCGCCGGATGCGAAACGGCGGCTGGACTGACGTCTTCTGGACCTTCGGCACGGGTGTGGGCCTGGCTGCTGCGGCCATGGCTCCCATCGGCGGCCAGACAGCGCCTTCCCTGAGACAAGTCTTCAGCGCCATCCTGGTGTCGATCTGGGCGGCCAGGCTTGGTGGTTATGTCGCCAGTCGGGTGGCGGGCAAGCCTGAGGACCGTCGCTACGCTGGCTTCCGCAAGGCGTGGGGCGAGCAGTACGAGCTGCGGATGCTGGGCGTTTCCCTGGTCCAGGCGCCGGCGACAACGCTCTTGGCGCTTTCCGTTTTCGCTGCGGCCCATCGCCCCCAGCCCGGCCTTGACCTGCGTGATGGTCTGGCCTTCGCCGTCCTGGCGGCGGCCATCGCGGGCGAGGCTTTGGCCGACCGCCAGATGGCGGTGTTCCGACGCGATCCGGCAAGCCACGGCAAGGTCGCCGACCGCGGCCTATGGGCCTGGTCGCGCCATCCCAATTACTTCTTCGAATGGACCGCATGGCTCGCCTGGCCGGTCATGGCCCTCGACGTCAGCCGCCCGGCCACCTTGCTGACCCTGATCGCACCCGTCGTCATGTACCTGGTGCTGACGCGCGGCACCGGCATTCCACCGCTGGAAGAGGCGATGCTCCAATCCCGCGGCGAGGCCTACCGGCGTTACCAGGCGCGCACGAGCACGTTCTTTCCATTGCCACCCCGTTCGCGACCCAAGGGTTCCGTCTAG
- a CDS encoding SAM-dependent methyltransferase: MSMIARAVTAFENAPVPDVVRRAAVGLLVENARRGLGLAPADAEDRFLAANAGRPIAEHADAANRQHYEVPAAFFETVLGPRLKYSCCYYPTGAETLAQAEDLALAATAERAELRDGQEVLELGCGWGSLSLWMAWSYPKSKITAVSNSASQAEFIRARATTLGLDNLAVITADMNQFQPLKRYDRVVSVEMFEHMANWRRLLENVRGWLKPEGRLFIHVFTHRTTPYAFDAADEADWIAKYFFTGGVMPSHGLIRRFPDLFEVEAEWIWDGRHYERTALDWLANYDAARERIRPILRQTYGRDAALWGRRWRLFFLATAGLFGARKGSEWAVSHYRLRPVA, encoded by the coding sequence ATGTCGATGATCGCCCGGGCCGTGACGGCCTTTGAAAATGCGCCGGTCCCAGATGTGGTGCGCCGCGCTGCGGTAGGCCTGCTGGTGGAGAACGCGCGTCGCGGCCTGGGTCTTGCGCCGGCTGATGCGGAAGACCGCTTCCTCGCCGCCAACGCCGGGCGTCCCATCGCTGAACACGCCGACGCCGCCAACCGTCAGCACTACGAAGTGCCTGCAGCCTTTTTCGAGACCGTGCTTGGACCCCGGCTCAAATACTCTTGCTGTTACTATCCGACCGGCGCTGAGACGCTCGCCCAGGCCGAAGATCTAGCGCTCGCGGCCACCGCAGAGCGCGCCGAGTTGCGTGACGGGCAGGAAGTCCTCGAACTGGGCTGCGGCTGGGGGTCGTTGTCGCTATGGATGGCCTGGTCTTATCCCAAGTCGAAGATCACCGCGGTCTCGAACTCCGCCTCCCAGGCCGAGTTCATCCGTGCGCGGGCCACGACGCTGGGCCTGGACAACCTGGCGGTCATCACGGCCGACATGAACCAGTTCCAGCCGCTGAAGCGCTATGACCGGGTCGTCTCAGTGGAGATGTTCGAGCACATGGCCAATTGGCGACGCCTGCTTGAGAACGTGCGCGGCTGGTTGAAGCCGGAAGGTCGGCTGTTTATTCATGTGTTCACGCACCGCACCACGCCCTACGCCTTCGATGCAGCCGATGAGGCGGACTGGATCGCGAAGTACTTTTTCACTGGCGGCGTCATGCCCAGCCACGGGCTGATCCGTCGGTTTCCCGACCTGTTCGAGGTGGAAGCCGAGTGGATCTGGGACGGTCGCCATTATGAGCGGACCGCCCTCGACTGGCTGGCCAACTATGACGCCGCCCGCGAGCGTATCCGGCCGATCCTTCGGCAGACGTACGGCCGCGACGCCGCGCTTTGGGGCCGGCGCTGGCGGCTGTTCTTCCTGGCGACCGCCGGCCTGTTCGGCGCGCGCAAGGGATCGGAGTGGGCGGTCAGCCATTACCGGCTGAGGCCCGTCGCCTGA
- a CDS encoding DUF2177 family protein, producing MAYVAAYLAAGVVFALLDGVWLTLAGPRLYQPILGELLAPKPRLGVAVIFYLTYILGIVLLAIAPTRDEAWTRTALTGAMLGAMAYATYDLTNQATLKVWSTKITLMDIGWGAFVTAAGAIAGVMALRWAERTF from the coding sequence ATGGCCTATGTCGCCGCCTACCTCGCCGCCGGCGTTGTCTTCGCCCTGCTCGACGGCGTCTGGCTGACCCTCGCGGGGCCGCGCCTCTACCAGCCGATTCTCGGCGAGTTGCTAGCGCCGAAGCCGCGCCTGGGCGTGGCGGTGATCTTCTACCTGACCTACATACTGGGCATCGTCCTGCTGGCTATCGCTCCGACGCGCGACGAGGCCTGGACGAGGACGGCGTTGACCGGCGCGATGCTGGGCGCCATGGCCTACGCCACCTATGACCTGACCAATCAGGCGACCCTGAAGGTTTGGTCGACCAAGATCACCCTGATGGATATCGGCTGGGGAGCCTTCGTCACGGCCGCCGGCGCAATCGCTGGCGTCATGGCGCTACGCTGGGCTGAGCGGACGTTCTGA
- a CDS encoding DegT/DnrJ/EryC1/StrS family aminotransferase, with product MAIPFIDLQAQRARLGPSLEDAILKVVRSGAFVMGPEITLLEAELARFGHADHALTCGSGTEALLLPLMAWGVGPGDAIFCPSFTFAATAEVAPLIGATPVFVDIDPVTLNMDPMSLEAAIASVVAKGELKPKVIIAVDLFGQPADYPAISTIARRHGLKLIADSAQGFGGTLGGEHPIHWADVTATSFYPAKPLGAYGDGGAVLSKDARLHDVMISVRVHGQAVKSDAEHEAFEHDPRYLNMRVGMNARMDTIQAAILLEKLKIFEDEIVARNRVAARYAEGLAGAAVTPRVIDGGLSVWAQYTIEVDRRDAMVAHLRSREVPTAVFYPIPIHRQKPYAAYPTAPGGLPVTEAKAARVLSLPMHPYLTQADQDAVIAAIRSFA from the coding sequence ATGGCGATTCCCTTCATCGATCTGCAGGCCCAGCGCGCGCGTCTTGGGCCGTCGCTTGAGGACGCGATCCTCAAGGTTGTCCGCTCCGGTGCCTTTGTCATGGGGCCTGAGATCACTCTGCTGGAAGCCGAACTAGCCCGCTTCGGCCATGCCGATCATGCGTTGACGTGCGGCTCCGGCACGGAGGCGCTGCTGTTGCCGCTGATGGCCTGGGGCGTCGGCCCTGGCGACGCGATCTTCTGCCCAAGCTTCACCTTCGCCGCCACCGCAGAGGTCGCGCCGCTCATCGGGGCTACGCCGGTCTTCGTTGATATCGACCCGGTCACCTTGAACATGGATCCGATGAGCCTGGAGGCAGCCATCGCGTCGGTTGTCGCCAAGGGCGAACTCAAACCCAAGGTGATCATCGCGGTCGACCTTTTCGGCCAGCCTGCGGATTATCCCGCGATCTCAACGATTGCGCGCCGCCACGGCCTGAAGCTGATCGCCGATTCCGCGCAGGGCTTCGGTGGAACGCTGGGTGGCGAGCATCCCATCCATTGGGCCGACGTCACCGCCACCAGCTTCTATCCGGCCAAGCCCCTGGGCGCCTATGGCGACGGGGGGGCGGTTCTGTCGAAGGACGCACGCCTGCACGACGTGATGATCTCGGTTCGGGTGCACGGCCAGGCGGTGAAATCCGACGCCGAGCATGAGGCCTTCGAGCACGATCCGCGCTACCTCAACATGCGCGTCGGCATGAATGCGCGGATGGACACGATCCAGGCCGCCATCTTGCTTGAAAAGCTGAAGATCTTTGAAGACGAGATCGTCGCCCGCAACCGCGTGGCCGCTCGCTACGCCGAGGGGCTGGCCGGCGCAGCCGTGACGCCGCGGGTGATCGACGGCGGTCTCTCTGTCTGGGCGCAGTACACAATCGAAGTGGATCGTCGCGACGCGATGGTCGCGCACCTGCGCTCGCGCGAGGTGCCGACGGCGGTCTTCTATCCGATCCCGATCCACCGTCAGAAACCCTACGCGGCCTATCCGACGGCGCCGGGCGGGCTGCCGGTCACGGAGGCCAAGGCCGCTCGTGTGCTCAGCCTGCCGATGCATCCCTATCTGACCCAAGCCGACCAGGACGCAGTGATCGCGGCGATCCGCAGCTTCGCCTGA
- a CDS encoding YebC/PmpR family DNA-binding transcriptional regulator gives MAGHSKFKNIMHRKGRADSARSKLFSKLSREITVAAKAGLPDPAMNARLRLAVANAKAESMPKDNIDRAIKKASGADAETYDEIRYEGFGPGGVGVIVEVLTDNRNRTAANVRTIFAKNGGNMGETGSVSFMWDRVGRIVYDAKAGAEDKVMEAAIEAGADDVESDDEGHTIYTAYDQLFEVASALEASLGEAKSTATAWRPKARTPLEGQAVATLMKLLESLDDDDDVQNVYSGEDISDEELEKLG, from the coding sequence ATGGCCGGCCACTCGAAATTCAAGAATATCATGCACCGCAAGGGCCGCGCCGATAGCGCTAGGTCCAAGCTGTTCTCCAAGCTTTCCCGCGAGATCACGGTGGCGGCCAAGGCCGGCCTGCCGGATCCGGCGATGAACGCCCGGCTACGCCTGGCGGTGGCCAACGCCAAGGCCGAGTCCATGCCCAAGGACAACATCGACCGGGCGATCAAGAAGGCCAGTGGCGCGGACGCCGAGACCTATGACGAAATCCGCTACGAGGGCTTCGGCCCGGGCGGCGTCGGCGTCATCGTGGAGGTGCTGACCGACAACCGCAACCGCACCGCGGCCAATGTCCGGACCATCTTCGCCAAGAACGGCGGCAACATGGGCGAGACCGGTTCTGTCAGCTTCATGTGGGATCGGGTCGGCCGCATCGTCTATGACGCCAAGGCGGGCGCCGAAGACAAGGTCATGGAAGCTGCTATCGAGGCCGGCGCCGACGATGTCGAATCCGACGACGAGGGCCACACCATCTACACCGCCTACGACCAGCTGTTCGAGGTCGCTTCGGCCCTGGAGGCCAGTCTCGGCGAGGCCAAGTCGACGGCCACGGCCTGGCGACCAAAGGCGCGCACTCCCCTGGAAGGACAGGCGGTCGCCACGCTGATGAAGCTGCTGGAATCCCTCGACGACGATGATGACGTACAGAACGTCTACTCGGGCGAGGATATCTCCGACGAAGAGCTCGAGAAGCTCGGCTGA
- a CDS encoding superoxide dismutase has product MIALPDLPYAYNALEPTVSAETLRFHHDKHHQRYVDVANQTAKDLGIDDLSVEDMIVKARAEGLTALLRNAEQSWNHAFFWHSMAAPTGHEAPEAFAALKDEFLAKGAGHFASGWVWIVYADGALKVVDSHDNAGFACTDVIPLIVCDVWEHAYYLDYQNNRAGFLGAFWEKIANWDFARANLERAQKGERWTYAEA; this is encoded by the coding sequence ATGATCGCTCTCCCCGACCTGCCCTACGCCTACAACGCCTTGGAACCGACTGTGTCGGCCGAGACGCTCCGCTTCCACCATGACAAGCACCACCAACGCTATGTCGACGTGGCCAACCAGACGGCCAAAGACCTCGGCATCGACGACCTGAGCGTCGAGGACATGATCGTCAAGGCGCGCGCCGAAGGCCTCACCGCCCTGCTGCGCAACGCCGAGCAAAGCTGGAACCACGCCTTCTTCTGGCACTCCATGGCGGCCCCGACCGGCCATGAGGCGCCGGAAGCCTTCGCCGCTCTGAAGGATGAGTTCCTGGCCAAGGGCGCCGGCCACTTCGCCTCGGGTTGGGTGTGGATCGTCTACGCCGACGGCGCGCTGAAGGTGGTCGACAGCCACGACAACGCCGGCTTCGCCTGCACCGACGTGATCCCGCTGATCGTCTGCGACGTCTGGGAACACGCCTACTATCTCGACTACCAGAACAACCGCGCCGGCTTCCTGGGCGCCTTCTGGGAAAAGATCGCCAACTGGGACTTCGCCCGCGCCAATCTCGAGCGGGCCCAGAAGGGCGAGCGTTGGACCTACGCTGAAGCGTAG
- a CDS encoding peptidylprolyl isomerase, whose amino-acid sequence MKLSTPSGDIVLELADTQAPLTARNFLKYVDDGLFDGSAFYRASRPRGETGTNFGFVQGGLQNDPARVLPPIAHESTAVTGLRNVDGAITMARYAPGTAQADWIICVGDQLYLDATPSDPKTTGFAVFGRVIAGMEVVRSILGMPVDLNAGEGPMKGQMLLQPLTITSARRVE is encoded by the coding sequence GTGAAGCTTTCCACGCCCAGCGGCGATATCGTTCTCGAGTTGGCTGACACGCAGGCGCCGCTGACTGCGCGGAACTTCCTGAAGTACGTCGACGACGGTCTCTTTGACGGCTCAGCCTTCTACCGCGCGTCGCGCCCGAGGGGCGAGACGGGGACCAATTTCGGCTTCGTGCAGGGCGGCCTGCAGAACGATCCGGCCAGGGTCCTGCCTCCGATCGCGCATGAGAGCACGGCTGTGACCGGCCTGCGCAATGTTGATGGCGCGATCACCATGGCGCGCTATGCGCCCGGCACGGCCCAGGCCGACTGGATCATCTGTGTCGGCGATCAACTGTATCTCGACGCTACGCCCAGCGACCCCAAGACTACGGGTTTCGCCGTTTTCGGCCGTGTGATCGCCGGCATGGAGGTCGTTCGGTCCATCCTCGGCATGCCCGTTGATCTGAATGCGGGCGAGGGGCCGATGAAGGGTCAGATGCTGCTTCAGCCGCTGACGATCACCAGCGCCCGTCGGGTCGAGTAA
- a CDS encoding DUF1428 domain-containing protein, which translates to MTYVDGFILAVPKARIEEYRKLAAAAGDVWMGYGALAYVETVGDDVPYGEITSFPRAVQANDDETVVFSWIVYESREARDAINAKVMADERIKAGMSQDIFDGKRMIYGGFTTLLEL; encoded by the coding sequence ATGACCTATGTTGACGGTTTCATCCTCGCCGTGCCCAAGGCGAGGATCGAAGAATACAGGAAGTTGGCGGCCGCGGCCGGAGACGTCTGGATGGGCTACGGCGCGCTCGCCTATGTCGAGACCGTGGGTGACGACGTTCCGTATGGCGAGATCACCTCGTTTCCGCGCGCCGTCCAGGCTAATGACGACGAGACCGTGGTCTTCTCCTGGATCGTCTACGAGAGCCGAGAGGCCCGCGACGCCATCAACGCCAAGGTGATGGCGGACGAGCGGATCAAGGCGGGGATGAGTCAGGACATCTTTGACGGCAAACGTATGATCTACGGCGGCTTCACCACCCTGCTTGAACTCTAA